From Brucella anthropi ATCC 49188:
ATGATCTCCTGGCCTTCACCTTGGTTGACGAAGACAAGTTCGGCAGCGTCCGTATTTGCGGCAACGTCCGCCATCATCGGCATTTCACGGCGGCAGGGCGGGCACCACGTCGCCCACAGGTTGATGACCACAGGTTGACCTTCGAGTTCACTTGGATTGAACCGTTCTCCGGCCAGCGTGCGGTAGATGTCTCCGGTCGGCAGCGGTGTCGCCGGCACGCCGGCGCTGAGCTGCAGTACGAAGAACGCGACATAGGCCGCAGCGGCGCTCGGCAGGGCCGTCCACAATGTGAGCCGCAATTCGCGCCGGAAGCGAAAGAACGTGTAGGCGAACGCCAGCGCAATGCCGGCTTCGATCATGAAGCCGCCCTGCCACATGTAGAATACGCGCAGCGGCTCGGCGAGGAAACTGCTCGCGTGCTGGATGACGTGCCCGACGCGCGCGCCGACCACGAAAGCGACGGTCGCGCCCCAGGCCCAGGACGAAAAGCGCTGATCGACCTTGCGGGCGAGGATCTCGCTCAGCAGGAGAAAGGCGGCGATGGCGAGGATCGCGGCGAAGCGGTCGGGTGCGAAGACGAAAGGCCCGATGGCGACTGCGTTCATCTCACTGCCTCGCCTGAGAGACCGATGTCAGCAACGTATCGGTTGTCACATCGCCGATGAGGCGGGAGCCGTTTGCCTCCGAGGCATTTCGGTTGAAGAAGATCATGGTCGGTGGGCCGACCACAGCAAGATCGCGCATCAGACCCTGACTGGCCTCATCCAGTCCGGTCAGATCCACCTTGACACGCTGGAAGTCGTTCAGTGCGGCAACGATTTCCGTGCTCGAAAAGACGTCGCGTTCGATCGTCTTGCAGATGACGCACCAGTCGGCCGTGAAATAGACCAATGTCGGACGTCCGTTGGCAGAGGCAATCGCTTGCTCGACCTGCGGCGTCGAGTTTGCCTCGATGAATGTCATCTCGGACTGGGCGATCTGCTGGCCCGAACCGGTCATGACGAAGTGGGCGAGCGGACGTAGCGGGTCGGTCCCGCCCGACGCCGCCCCGATCGCCAGGATGACGCCGCCGAGGGAAACCCCAAGTCCGGCGGCTTTGCGGAAACGTGGCCAGGCACCCGCATCGGCCAGGAGCCGATCAGCGACGCCGATGAAGACCGCAACAATCAAGAGGAGGCCCGCCCAAAGCGCCAGCGTCACTTGCGGCGGCAGGATTCGGGAGACCATCCAGATCGCCGCGCCGAGAAAGACGAAGCCGAACGCGTATTTGACCTGCACCATCCACGCCCCCGCACGCGGCAGAGCGCGGCTCCCCATCGTGCCAAAGGCGATCAGCGGAATGCCTTGGCCGAGCCCGAGGGCAAACAGCGCACTCGCGCCGATCCAGGCATCGCCCGTATGTGCGATATAGAGAAGTGCCGCGGCGAGCGGCGCGGTGACGCAGGGACCGACGATCAGCGCGGAAAGGAAGCCCATTCCGGCGGCTCCGCCCACCGAGCCGCGCGTGCCGGCCTGTACCCCTGCCATCCGGCTGACCCAGGTGGTCGGCAGTTGCAGTTCGAACAGGCCGAACATCGCCGTCGCCAGCACGACGAACAGCGCTGCGACGGCGCCAATGGCGTAGGGCGATTGCAGCACCATCTGGAGGTTTTGGCCGGACCACGCGGCAACCACGCCAAGCAGGCCAAACGCTGCGGCCATTGCCAGCACATAGGCCAAAGACAGGATGAAGCCGCGCCGGGCCGTCAATGCCTCGCCCTCGCGCGCCAGGGTCGCGCTCAGGATCGGATACATGGGCAGCACGCAGGGCGTGAAGGCGAGCAACAGCCCGAAGGCGAGGAAACTCACGATCACCCAGATCGCACCGCCGCTGGCGAGAAGCGAGCCGACCATGCCGCCGTCCTGCGTGTCCTCAGCCAGGCTGAAGCCGCCGTTTCCCGTCCCTCCGGCAGGGGCGGCCGGAGTTGGACCTATGCCAAAGCCGACAACGGGTTCGGAAACCTGAAGGTTTGCCGTGTTGACCGTCAGGGTCAGCGGCGGATAGCAGATCGAATCCTTCTTGCAGCCCTGATAGGTGACTGCGACCTGCCCGGGCGCTTCAGTGCCGAGACGTGCCACCGCTTCAAGATAATAGACCTCCGAAGGACCGAAGTTGGCATCCTCTGTCTCCACGACGCCCGGTCCAGTCGACAGCGGGATCGGCTCGCCGGTCGCGGCATCCTTCGCTTCCAGATGATCGCGATAGAGGTAATAGCCTTCCTCGATTTCCCACCGGAGTTGGATCTGCTGATCCGCATTCCGCTCAACCGAGAAACGGAAGGCTTCCTCGGCTTGCAGGAGATCCTCCTGTTGCGCCGCGGCGGGCAGCGACAGGAAGACGAAGAACAGGCCAGCAAGGAGGCGGAGTATGGGCATTGAGGACATGAAATTACTCGGATGATCGCGATCGGGATGCATCAAGACGCTTCGCGAGCGTCTGCGACAACCTGGCGGAAGCCGTCCTCGTCGAGGGCGGAGGCGACGAGAAACCGACCGATCAGAAACACGGGCGTGCCACGCAGACCGAGCCCCTCGGCCTGCGCGTTATTGCGCTGAAGCAAGGCGGTGATCTCGGCGTCGCGGCGGTTGGCTTGGGTCTCGAGACCCGCCGTGTCGAAGCCGGCACCTTCCAATGCCTGTCGCATCTGCTCTTCTGGCACCCGCGACCCTTCGATACCCATCAACGCCAGATAGGCTTCCTCGTAGCGGTTCTGATACCCGGCCGCCAACGCCAGCTTTGCGCCATAGACCGAAGACTGCGCGAGGATCGGCCAGTCCTTGTAGACGTGACGCACATTGCCGTCCGATTCCAGCACCGTATTCAGCGGCTCGACGGTGCGCTTGCAGAAAGGACAGTTATAGTCAAAGAACGAGACGATCGTCAGGTCGCCGTTCGGGTTGCCGCCGACCGGCGCCTCCGGGTCGTTCAGGATCATCTCGGCTGACATGTCGTCGGCACGCACGGGCATGGCAAAGCCGGCGGCAGCGAGCGCCGCCAGGCCCGAGAGCAAGGTCCGCCGACTCAATGCACCGCGGAACGGCGGCCTACCCATAGCGAAAGGATGAGGTCTACGTGTGCAGAGGCGCCGATCGTGCATGGTCTCAAAGCTCCAGATCATGGATATTGAAGCGAGCGCACTCTCCCGAGCTTAAGACAGTCTTAAGGACCGCATTGAGCCGAAGATGCGACGGCAGTTTATCCTGACTCCGGACTATCGGGTGAACGGCCGCAACCGCCGCATGAGATCGCGCCTGCTGAACGGTCCGACCGAACGGGTGCCGTTGTATTCCTGTCCGGTGGCTGCATCCACGACGAAGAATGTCGGCGGGCCGCTCGCTCGAAGGTGGGAGAGGAGCTGGCGGTTTCCCTCGTCCATCGCCGTGACGTCCACCTTGACGAGAGGGACAGCCTCAAGGTGTTGCAGCACAGCAGGGTGGGCGAGGATTTCCCGCTCAATGCGGTGGCACACCGCGCACCAATCCGCACGGATGTCGATGAGCGCGAAGCTATGTGTTCGTGCGATCTGCTCCAGTCTCTCCCGGTAGGAAGCGACGTCCGTGACCATTGCAGCCGGATTGGCGGCGGCCATCCCGCTGGGAGTCGCCAACAATCCTACCGGCACCACCAGGCCCCCGAGCAGAAGCTCGCGGCGGGTCCATTGGTCATTCTTGCGTCGAGCATCAGCATCGATGCCGCATCCAACACCTTCCGCGGACGCTACGGCGTTGTTTCTTAAAAGTCGCGTCCGCATCCTCGTCTCCTTCACAGGACCGGCGGCAAAGCGGGCGTTCCTTAAGGCCCGCTTAAGGGCGGAAAAGTGCTCCTCGCCTGCGACGCAAGCCCGCGTTTCCAACAAAGTGCCCCCACCCAATCGAAAACCTGTTCGGCCGGATCACTTGAGCCGCAGGCCGGCGCCTGAAGTCCCCGCCGCTTCGCTATCTTCGGCCGCGCTTACCTTAAGCTGCTCTTAAGATGGGCATCGTGCTGTGCGGCCTGATTGATCGCAAAGCAGAGAGCGTACGAAACGTGAGCAAGCTACCGACACCCGCAATCGCGCGACGCGCTTTCCTCATTGGCGCCAGCGCAATGACTCTCGCCGGATGCGTTTCCACGAGGCAAACACCGCAAGTCGCGCAGCCGGTCTCGATGCCTCCTCCGCCGCCGACGCCCCCGATGTACTACGCACTGCCGAACGAGCGCTTCCCGATCCCGGAAGTCGACGTTTCCAAGGTCGATCCGAAATGGTGGCGGACGGAAGTCGACTATCCAACCGATGAACGAGCCGGAATCGTCATCGTCGATACGCCAAACCGTTACCTCTACCACGTTCAGCCTCACGGCCGCGCAACCCGATACGGTGTGGGTGTCGGCAGGGACGGTTTTTCGTGGGCTGGTCGAGGGCGTCATATCGCATACAAGCGGGAATGGCCGCGCTGGACACCTCCCGATGAAATGGTTGCGCGCCAACCCGAGTTAGAGCCCTACTCAATCGCCAATGGCGGCATGGACCCGGGGCTGAAAAATCCACTTGGAGCACGCGCCCTCTACATTCATGAAGGAAACCGGGACACGATCTATCGCATCCACGGAAACCCGGAATTCTGGACCATCGGCCAGGCCGTTTCATCAGGATGCATCCGGATGATCAATCAGGATGTCATCCACCTCGCCGACAACGTTCGCGACGGGAGCCCGCTGGTTGTGATAGCAGATCCGGCTATGGGGCATCTTTTGGTGGGATAGCTTCGTCGCGCGGCGAGAAGATCACTCCCTGCGTTGGCGCATCCTGCTGGCACTCCATCTTCTTGAAGATGAGTTGGCTGCGCCCCGCACCATGTATGTGCAACGGGTCACGCGGCGTTCGCCATCACCGCTTGCAGCCCTCCGCAATCGCGATTCTGAAGTCGTAGGTGCCAACCACTCCGCCCGAGCGCCAGTTCGACGATCGCGAGACCGAGACCGCTGCCGACCGGTACTTTGTTGCGGCCGCGAAAGAAGCGTTCGGTGACGCGGGCCAACTCCTCCTCGGGGATACCGGGACCATCATCCTCGATGATCATCTGGCCCTCTTCGGCGGGGCCGGCCACACGACACCTGACGACGCCTCCGGGCGGCGAATGGTTCACAGCGTTCTCCATCAGATTCCGGGCAGCAAGAGCGAACAGATCCGGCTCGATGTCCAGCTCGATGCGGTCAAGATCAGGGGAAACCTCGACCGCAACGCCCCTGGTCGGATCTGCTAATTCGTCCGCGAGCGCTCTCAGTATACTCCCGGGCCATACCTTCCCACTACGCTCGCCCTGGTCGAGCGCCTCAACCGCCGACATATCCAGCAATTGCCGAACGAGCCGGCCGGTGCGGTCTACGCCAACCATGATCTGACGCAATGCCTGCTCGCGGATCGTGCCATCGCCGCTTGCAAGCGCGACCTGCGCCTGCGTCTTGAGGCCGGCCAACGGCGTGCGCAGTTCGTGGGCGGCAAAGGCGGTGAAGTTGCGCTCGCGTTCCCGAAGCCCGGCCACGCGTGCAAACAATCCGTTGAGCGACTGCAAGACCGGCGCAATCTCCTTCGCGGTCTGCACGTCCTCGATCGGGCTGAGGTCGGAGGCGGGTCGTGCTTCCAGGTCGCCTGCGATCTTCCTTAGCGGCTCAAGGCCGCGCCTGACGCTGAGCCAGATCAGGACAGCAAGAACCGGCAACATCAGCAGGACCGGCAGGAGAAGACCGCGGATGACGTCGTTCACCAACCCGTTACGGATACTCAGATTGTCGCCGACCAGAACGCGAACACCGCGCTCGGTATTGGTGATTGCATAAACCCGCCACCGCTCACCATTTATCACGGTTTCGGAGATCCCGTCGGTGTGCTCCGACATTGCTTGATCGGGCGCCGCATCCGATCGCCCGATCAATGTCCCCTGCAGCGACCAGATCTGGCACGAAAGCTGGCGGTCATAGGCGCTGTGGCCGCGCACCGGCAGATCGGACGTGATCGTTTGCGTCGGATCGATGGCGATCTCCTGGCTGACGATCAATGAGGAAACCATCCGGCCGGCTTCCATCAGCCGCGCGTCGAGAACCCGTTCCACCTCCGCGCGCGTGGAAAGGAAAATCCAGACGACCGCCGACAGCCAGACGAGACCGGTGGTCAGGGCGAGGATCAGGAACAGCCGTTTGGAGATCGACGGCATCACGGTTCGTCTCCGAGGCGATAGCCGATCCCACGGACGGTCTGGATCATGCCCGGTCCCAGCTTGCCGCGAAGATGATGGATGTGGACCTCGACAGCATTGCTCTCGACCTCCTCCTGCCAGCCGTAAAGCTTCTCCTCGATCTGGCTCCGCGACAGGATCCGGCCGGGATGGATCATGAGGGCATGCAAAATCGAGTATTCGCGCCGCGACAGGCGGATGGGTTCGCCTTGGTGTTCGACATTCTGGTTTGCAGGATCGAGCCGCAGGCCGCGCCATTCGATAAGCGCCTGCGGCCGGCCAGCGGCACGGCGGACGAGCGCGCGCAGCCGCGCCGCGACCTCGTCGAGGTCGAACGGCTTGCCGAGATAGTCGTCGGCCCCCGCATCCAGTCCGTGAATCCGGTCGGCGACCTGATCACGCGCAGTCAGGAGGAGGACGGGCGTGGCGTCCTGCCGTTCCCGCAGGGATTTCAGCACGTCGAGGCCGGAACCGTCGGGAAGCATCAGGTCAAGCACCAGCGCATCGAACTCATGGTTCGTGAGAGCTGCGCCGGCTTCTTCGCAGGTTTTGACCGCATCGGCGGTGAAGCCGCCAATCGAAAGGCCCACCGTCAATCCGTCTCTGAGGACGGCATCATCTTCGACTATCAGCACGCGCATGGTTATCACCCGAGGTTCCAGGTCGCATTTCTATACGAGGCTTAAGGCAGCCTTAAGGATCGAACTTGAGCGCGCTCGATATCGTTCGGGGATTGGGCGCCTGTGATGTACCTCATCTTACCTGAGCCAAGAGTCGGACGTCTTCGAGACTTGGAATCGCGCCGGCAAAAACGCCGTTCTCGCCCTGATCCTTATGGGCATCTCCAGCCCAGCGCCGAAACAAAACGCTGGCATGGCGGCAGTGTACCCGTCATTCCGGCCCTCCTGTCCATCGGGCTGTTGCTGGTCGCGGTGAAGGAACTCGCCCGGCCTGAAACGATACGCGGGTCCACTTGTCTGCCCGAGCCAGTTGGGCAATGCGCATTGGAGACGGACTCGAATCAGTTCGGCTCGCCGAGGCATCGTCCGGCTGGTGTTCAGGCGATCATCCCGTCCTGCCTGCTCAGGCGTCATTCGTGTTGACCAGGTGTTGGCCAAGCCCAAAAAGGGAAGGGCCACCCGAAGATGGCCCTTACTCAATCCTTTGATTTCCTTTAGAAATCTGAAGAGAGCGAAGGGATTCGAACCCTTGACTCCAACCTTGGCAAGGTTGCTATGCGGCGGCCCGAAACAGCAAGTTATGATGGGTGCGCCCTCCCGCAACCATCTTTACCGGCGTCGATCGCAAGTTATGATCGACGCCGGTCCCCGCAACCATCTTTACTTGCTCGGGGCGCAAGTGAAGATTAGATCCTGCCCCCGCAACCAAATTCCCACGAAAATACATAAATCTCTCGATCATATCCGATGTTCGTATCTTTGCGAGCTGGCTCCTTCTTCTCGCAGAAGACCGTTCGACCTAATATCGATGCACGGAAGCGAGTTCTATACGCACGCACCGCAGCGCGCTCATAACCCCAAGGGTGGGCAGCAAAAAGAAACGATCCAGCGTAACAATCCCCCGACAACGCAACCAGGCACCAGCCAAAAACCAAATCAAAACCCGCCGCAACGCGGGCTTCGTTGCTCCTGGGCGCGTGGTGTCTTGAACAGCTCAGATTTTCTGCTGCTTCTCGAACTCGGCGAGTGACATGACAGAACAGGTAAAAGTTGCTCTGATCACGGGTGAAAGTTGTGGCATTTGTTACTGGCCAGAGCCTCAATGCCGATGGTGGCATCGTTCTGAGCTAGATGCCTGGCGTAATTCTCAATCCACCGGAGTAACATGGTGTACCCCGGTGGATGTGTTGGCGCGGGTTAGGCTGATGAGTGTGGCTTCAAGATATTCCGGATACCGAGCGGTTCAAATCAAGGTTGCCTGACGTCCAGCGGAAAGCGGTATCGGGAAATTCCAGATCGAAATGTGCCCGTTTTAGAAGCGCATTCGTGATGACAGCGCTTCTCCAGGCCATCAGGCTCAATTGTGGTTCTGCGATGCCATGGCAAAGCCTGCCTGCGTTGAGTACAAAGATCCGGCGGTCGACTGGCCCATTCCAGTCGAGAGCAAAATCTGCACCGACACGCAAAGACCTGCCTTCGACAATTGACAGCCGATCCTGGATTGCAGAGAGGCATTCAGGTAGTGAAAATTTGTAGCCTGTGGCAAAGATCAGATGATCGGCGCTGAGCATCTCGATCGTGCCATCGAAACCGTTGCGCATCACGATCGACAGGCTCGCGCCATCCTGCTTAAGGTCAAGAACTTCGCGGTATGGAAGCAATGTGGCCTGCAGGGTATCGTGGTCCAGATGGCGCTGTTCATAAAGGCGTCGATATATGGCTCTGATCGTCGAAGCGGAAATGCCATCGCTTGCGAGCTTTTGATGCTCAACGATCGCGTGCCGTCGCGGTTCGGCAAGCTGATGGAACTCGGCCACGTATTGCGGGGTGAAATGCTCGTCGGTGAATGGTGAGTCGTCGAGTGGCTGGAAGTTCGGCCGTCTGCTGATCCAGCTGATCTCGTTATCGGAATCTCTGCGTTCCAGCAGATGCTGGAATATCTCCGCACCGCTTTGCCCTCCGCCGATAACCACAATCCTCTTGCCTTTCAGCGTGTCCAGTTTCTGTACGGCTTCGCTTGAATGGAATGCACGATCGCCAATCACCGATCTGGCCCATTCAGGTACATAAGGTTTCAACCCCACACCGAGGGACAAATTGCGGGCCGTTCGGACCTCATTATCGAAGGCCAGCTGGAAATGATTGCCGCTAAAAGTGATCTCGCGGATATTCTGACCAAAGTTCAGGCTCGGAATATTCCCCGCAGCCCAAGACAGATACCGCGCAAATTCCTTGCGGGGGATGGCGTCGTAGTCAGCGTTGAGAAACTCATAGAACCGTTTATGGGCGACCAGATAGGCTGCAAATGTCCACGGGCTCGTCGGATTAGTGGCTGTAACCAGATCCTTCATGAAGGAGGTCTGGAGTTCGGCACCGGGCAGCATCATGCCCGGGTGCCAGTCGAATTTGGGTTTGCTATCAAAAAATTGGATATTTACGCCGTTGATTGAATCCAGCTGCGCCGCCAGGCTGAGATTGAATGGACCAACGCCAATTCCGCACAGATCAAGAATGGAATGTGTCATACTGAAACTCCTTCATTGATATTGGTTTGCGTCTTCCGGGAGGAGAGGGACGCCATTTCCGCGAGGTAAAGAGGATTGTTCAGTTCGGTGCCAAGAGCGGGAACAGGTCGTTCATTGGCGTCGCCATAGCCGATCGCCAGACGAACACGATTAATGGCTATGCGCGGTATTTTCGGAAGAAATAGATCAAAAATTGTATATCGTTCGGTCAGTCCCGGGTGGCGTTGCTGATAAAGCCTCAACCGAGCCGAGAGGTGCATGTAGAACGATAATTCGGGATAGCTATCATGAGCGACCAGTGCTTCGGAAAGAAACCGCAGCACGCTCGCAAAATGTCCGGTCTGGAGATGTTGCTGCAGATGGGCCGCCGGTCGGCGCTTCAACGTCGACTTTACATCTGCGGGGAGTGTTGCCAGCTCCGGAAATTCTTGGTCAATCAGATCGGTGTCACCTTGGAAATCCTTGATCGCCACACCGGCAGGAATGTCGCCGTCCAGAAGAAGCGTGATATTCTGGCCATGCGCAATGAACCCAACCCCATAACAACACAAGAAATGGTAGAGCGGGACTGCGACTGCATCGAAGAGACGTTCGAGCCATTGATCATGGGACAGGCCGGATCGTTCGATCAGGGCGCTTATAATGGGACGCCCCGCATTATCAGACTGCGCCAATGCTCCCATCATCATGGGGCGCCAACCGTGCGGCAAGTGCTTTTCCGGACTCTCCCGCCAGATGGCCCCCAGCATCTCGCAAAACTGATAGGGTGCGCCTTTCAGTGCTGCGAAGTGCGGATGAGGGTAAAACGCACCGGCGACTTCCTGCAGAATCCGGACATTTTTCAGCGCCGGATCCCTCTTGGCTGTTTCCGCGAGCCAGTGAGACAGCTTTGGTCCGATCCGCATATATTTTCCGGGGACGCCGCGCCAGGCAGACGTATTCAGGATGGTAAGCGGCAGTTTGACATGAAGGGCTCGTCCGCGAACCTGATTGGCGAGTGTCCGTAGGGACTGTTGCGCAATATAGGCATCGCCGAAATAACCAAGCGGTACCAGTCGTCCGGCAGCGATCTCACTGGCATATAGGCTGACAATCATCGATTGCCATTGCCAGGGATGGACGGGCAGCAGCATATGCGTGTCGAGGCTGACACCCGCGTCACTCATCGCAGCAAGCAGATTGTCTCGTTCTCCTGTGCCGAGGCATTCGGCTAGCAACTCAGACTCTGCAAGGTCTTGTGCAAGTGCGAACTGGCAATGACTGCGTGCGGCGGCGAGCCAGAAAAGCTGGATCGGCGCGTCGAATTCCGGCGCATAGGCTTCGGTATCCTGCAATCCCCAGCCCAGCCGTCCCTTGTTTGCCGGTGCCTTGGGATGGCCGTCAAGAAGCGTCTGCAACTCCATATCGGACAGGCTTGCCAGCTTTTCAGAATTAAAGGTGGAACGGCGTGCCACGATACGGGCGTCCGCCATAAGCGTGTTGTAGAGCTCCTTTGCATATGTGCAGAACGTGGCAGGCGAAATCTCCAGAACATCACGCGCATCGGCCAGAAAGCCGACTACGTCATTTGCCGGGGCTTCTTCTGCCGATGTCGCCCGCACGAGGCTTTTCGGATTGATATGCAGCTGTCCCCAGATGCGACGGCGTGCTTCAAAACGATAGGAAACAGCATCGCCAAGCGTCAGCGTCCACATCGTTTCAGCCTTGTTCAAGGCGACAGGCGCAAAGCCTTCCTCATACGACAGTTCCGAGATGGCTTTGGCAATGGCTGTTCGGTTCACTATTCCCCATATCTCGTCATCAACCGCTTTGCGGCCCGGAAGCGGGCCAAGAAGAGCCCCGGAGACTGGTTGACGATTCATAACGGCACCTCCTTGAAAAAGCGGTCCCGTTCACAACACACCAGGGCGGCGCGCTTGTGAGGAAAATCAAATTCCTTCACCTTGTCATAGGCCACGTCTGCGCAATAGCTGAGCATCTTCTGGTGGGATGCCCGTGGCTCACCAACGATGCGTTGGGTTCGAGGCTCGTCAAGGAACAGATAGTGGGTAACCGAGCGGAAAAGTGCGAGCGTCTTGGGGCGGCCAAGGTGCCGGGGATTGCCGATCAGGCCATGCCAGCCGCGATCGAAATCCTCGCTCTCATAATGCGGACCGAGACGATCCTCACGCGCCCAGTAGAATTCGAAATAGCCAGTCGGCTCGTTATCAAAATTCGCGATAACACCAAAGATATGCGGGTCACGCTCCTGGTCCAGAAGATAGGTCTCGAGCGCCTCCGGGCTTTGTGCAAGCTCCCAGAAAAAGGAGACGCGTCCTTGGTTCATCCAGCCATAGAACAGGTCCATATCCGTACGGCGATCGATGGGACGGAAGGAAACGGTCTTGTTCAATTCCGGTATCCAGCGTTCGTAAAACACACCGGATGGACGAGGAGGACGAAGTAATGGCAGCCGGTCAGCGGGACCGAGTGCCGATCGGATGCTGGGATAAGGCATATGGGCAGCCTGTTTGCGCCACAGCAACGGCAACTGGCGTAACACACAGCGATCCACTACGGTCAAACCTTCGACTTCCCGCAGAGCCAAGGTGCTGACTGGAGCAAGTTCGCTGGCTGGTGGTAGTGTCAAAGCCGCAATGTCGGGAAAACGCAGAAACACCGCATCCAACAGGGCAGCAAGCAGCACGGTCGCATCGCTATGCAAAGGGTCGAGTCTGACATCTCGCAGCATGATTGTCTGCCGGTCGAAGATGAGGCTTGCTTCGGCGCGAAACGCTCCGGCTTCTCCGAACAGGAATATACGTTCACTCTTGTCCAGCCTTGCCGCAAGCCGCTCGGAATTCGT
This genomic window contains:
- a CDS encoding TlpA disulfide reductase family protein, which produces MNAVAIGPFVFAPDRFAAILAIAAFLLLSEILARKVDQRFSSWAWGATVAFVVGARVGHVIQHASSFLAEPLRVFYMWQGGFMIEAGIALAFAYTFFRFRRELRLTLWTALPSAAAAYVAFFVLQLSAGVPATPLPTGDIYRTLAGERFNPSELEGQPVVINLWATWCPPCRREMPMMADVAANTDAAELVFVNQGEGQEIIQRYLTAENLELEHVVLDGLGEFGRHYEVPGLPATLFLKSDGTLQSVHMGEISREALVSGIQGLE
- the dsbD gene encoding protein-disulfide reductase DsbD; its protein translation is MHPDRDHPSNFMSSMPILRLLAGLFFVFLSLPAAAQQEDLLQAEEAFRFSVERNADQQIQLRWEIEEGYYLYRDHLEAKDAATGEPIPLSTGPGVVETEDANFGPSEVYYLEAVARLGTEAPGQVAVTYQGCKKDSICYPPLTLTVNTANLQVSEPVVGFGIGPTPAAPAGGTGNGGFSLAEDTQDGGMVGSLLASGGAIWVIVSFLAFGLLLAFTPCVLPMYPILSATLAREGEALTARRGFILSLAYVLAMAAAFGLLGVVAAWSGQNLQMVLQSPYAIGAVAALFVVLATAMFGLFELQLPTTWVSRMAGVQAGTRGSVGGAAGMGFLSALIVGPCVTAPLAAALLYIAHTGDAWIGASALFALGLGQGIPLIAFGTMGSRALPRAGAWMVQVKYAFGFVFLGAAIWMVSRILPPQVTLALWAGLLLIVAVFIGVADRLLADAGAWPRFRKAAGLGVSLGGVILAIGAASGGTDPLRPLAHFVMTGSGQQIAQSEMTFIEANSTPQVEQAIASANGRPTLVYFTADWCVICKTIERDVFSSTEIVAALNDFQRVKVDLTGLDEASQGLMRDLAVVGPPTMIFFNRNASEANGSRLIGDVTTDTLLTSVSQARQ
- a CDS encoding DsbA family protein gives rise to the protein MSRRTLLSGLAALAAAGFAMPVRADDMSAEMILNDPEAPVGGNPNGDLTIVSFFDYNCPFCKRTVEPLNTVLESDGNVRHVYKDWPILAQSSVYGAKLALAAGYQNRYEEAYLALMGIEGSRVPEEQMRQALEGAGFDTAGLETQANRRDAEITALLQRNNAQAEGLGLRGTPVFLIGRFLVASALDEDGFRQVVADAREAS
- a CDS encoding thioredoxin family protein; translated protein: MRTRLLRNNAVASAEGVGCGIDADARRKNDQWTRRELLLGGLVVPVGLLATPSGMAAANPAAMVTDVASYRERLEQIARTHSFALIDIRADWCAVCHRIEREILAHPAVLQHLEAVPLVKVDVTAMDEGNRQLLSHLRASGPPTFFVVDAATGQEYNGTRSVGPFSRRDLMRRLRPFTR
- a CDS encoding L,D-transpeptidase; this translates as MTLAGCVSTRQTPQVAQPVSMPPPPPTPPMYYALPNERFPIPEVDVSKVDPKWWRTEVDYPTDERAGIVIVDTPNRYLYHVQPHGRATRYGVGVGRDGFSWAGRGRHIAYKREWPRWTPPDEMVARQPELEPYSIANGGMDPGLKNPLGARALYIHEGNRDTIYRIHGNPEFWTIGQAVSSGCIRMINQDVIHLADNVRDGSPLVVIADPAMGHLLVG
- a CDS encoding ATP-binding protein, with amino-acid sequence MPSISKRLFLILALTTGLVWLSAVVWIFLSTRAEVERVLDARLMEAGRMVSSLIVSQEIAIDPTQTITSDLPVRGHSAYDRQLSCQIWSLQGTLIGRSDAAPDQAMSEHTDGISETVINGERWRVYAITNTERGVRVLVGDNLSIRNGLVNDVIRGLLLPVLLMLPVLAVLIWLSVRRGLEPLRKIAGDLEARPASDLSPIEDVQTAKEIAPVLQSLNGLFARVAGLRERERNFTAFAAHELRTPLAGLKTQAQVALASGDGTIREQALRQIMVGVDRTGRLVRQLLDMSAVEALDQGERSGKVWPGSILRALADELADPTRGVAVEVSPDLDRIELDIEPDLFALAARNLMENAVNHSPPGGVVRCRVAGPAEEGQMIIEDDGPGIPEEELARVTERFFRGRNKVPVGSGLGLAIVELALGRSGWHLRLQNRDCGGLQAVMANAA
- a CDS encoding response regulator, with translation MRVLIVEDDAVLRDGLTVGLSIGGFTADAVKTCEEAGAALTNHEFDALVLDLMLPDGSGLDVLKSLRERQDATPVLLLTARDQVADRIHGLDAGADDYLGKPFDLDEVAARLRALVRRAAGRPQALIEWRGLRLDPANQNVEHQGEPIRLSRREYSILHALMIHPGRILSRSQIEEKLYGWQEEVESNAVEVHIHHLRGKLGPGMIQTVRGIGYRLGDEP
- a CDS encoding lysine N(6)-hydroxylase/L-ornithine N(5)-oxygenase family protein, with the protein product MTHSILDLCGIGVGPFNLSLAAQLDSINGVNIQFFDSKPKFDWHPGMMLPGAELQTSFMKDLVTATNPTSPWTFAAYLVAHKRFYEFLNADYDAIPRKEFARYLSWAAGNIPSLNFGQNIREITFSGNHFQLAFDNEVRTARNLSLGVGLKPYVPEWARSVIGDRAFHSSEAVQKLDTLKGKRIVVIGGGQSGAEIFQHLLERRDSDNEISWISRRPNFQPLDDSPFTDEHFTPQYVAEFHQLAEPRRHAIVEHQKLASDGISASTIRAIYRRLYEQRHLDHDTLQATLLPYREVLDLKQDGASLSIVMRNGFDGTIEMLSADHLIFATGYKFSLPECLSAIQDRLSIVEGRSLRVGADFALDWNGPVDRRIFVLNAGRLCHGIAEPQLSLMAWRSAVITNALLKRAHFDLEFPDTAFRWTSGNLDLNRSVSGIS
- a CDS encoding IucA/IucC family protein; its protein translation is MNRQPVSGALLGPLPGRKAVDDEIWGIVNRTAIAKAISELSYEEGFAPVALNKAETMWTLTLGDAVSYRFEARRRIWGQLHINPKSLVRATSAEEAPANDVVGFLADARDVLEISPATFCTYAKELYNTLMADARIVARRSTFNSEKLASLSDMELQTLLDGHPKAPANKGRLGWGLQDTEAYAPEFDAPIQLFWLAAARSHCQFALAQDLAESELLAECLGTGERDNLLAAMSDAGVSLDTHMLLPVHPWQWQSMIVSLYASEIAAGRLVPLGYFGDAYIAQQSLRTLANQVRGRALHVKLPLTILNTSAWRGVPGKYMRIGPKLSHWLAETAKRDPALKNVRILQEVAGAFYPHPHFAALKGAPYQFCEMLGAIWRESPEKHLPHGWRPMMMGALAQSDNAGRPIISALIERSGLSHDQWLERLFDAVAVPLYHFLCCYGVGFIAHGQNITLLLDGDIPAGVAIKDFQGDTDLIDQEFPELATLPADVKSTLKRRPAAHLQQHLQTGHFASVLRFLSEALVAHDSYPELSFYMHLSARLRLYQQRHPGLTERYTIFDLFLPKIPRIAINRVRLAIGYGDANERPVPALGTELNNPLYLAEMASLSSRKTQTNINEGVSV